TTCGTCGGGTAACTCCTCAAGCAGCGTCTCCAGCTCGTAACTCTGCAGCGCGTCGCGCTCTTCGATCGCCGAGATGACGAACGTCGAGTCGGTCCGGTCGACGCCCTCGAGTTGCTCGAACTCGGCGATCAGACGCTCGACCATCCCGCTGTCGCTCAGTCGCGCGACGACGATGAAGTCCGTCTCGCCCATCGTGAAGTAGACGTTCGTGACGCCCTCGACGGTCAGGAGTCGGTCCGCGAACTCCTCGTAGGAGCCGCGATAGTCGGCGTGAACCTCCACGAGGACGGTCACTCCGAGGCCGAGTTTCTCGAGATCGATGTCGTAGCGGTCGTTCGTGATGATCCCCTCCTCCCGGAGATTGTTCAGCCGGTAGTGGATCGTCGAAACGGGGATGCCGGTCGCTTCGTGGAGCCGTTCGGGGCTCCCCGTCTCGAGTTCGGCGATCGCCTTGAGAAGTCGGACATCGCGTTCGTCCATGAGGGAGTCCTCGGCGGGGATCGGAATGTATCCTTCGCCTGATGTACTTGGAGAACTCTACAACGGACGTGTCCTGTGTGGCGGTCGATTCGGATCAAGATCATATGTGTGGTTTTGGGTTCGTCGACATCGGTTTGATTGTAGAAGGATCTAAATACACCCGTCCGTTTCGAACTGGATATGGTCACTATCGCCTCTCTTCGATCTGAGTACCGTGGATTGATTCTCTTTTCGATGCTCTCGCTTTGCTGGGGCAGTTCGTTCGTCGCGATCGAAATCGGGCTCGAGCACGTCCCGCCGCTGTTGTTCGCCGGGCTTCGCTACGCGGTGGCTGGCGCGATCGTCCTCGGCTACGCAGCCGTCGTCACCGACAGGATTCGCCCGTCGGGACGGTCGGAGTGGCTCGTCGTCGTCGTCGCCGGCGTGTTCGTCATCGCGCTCTATCACGGGCTGTTGTACCTCGGGGAACTGCACGTTTCGGGCGCAGTCGCGGCGACGGTCGTCAGCACGGCACCGATCCTCACGGTCGCGTTCGCGGGCGTTTTGCTCCCGAGCGAACGGCTCAGTCTCGTCGGTGTCGGCGGTTTCGTACTCGGGCTGGTCGGCGTCGTCCTCGTCGTCCGACCATCGCCGGCGGCGCTCGGGGGAGAGGTGACGTTCGGTGCGATACTCGTCTTCGCCTCCGCCGTCGCGTTCGCGCTCGGCAGCGTACTCGTCCGGCCGATCGAATCGGATCTGCCACTCGAGACGCTACAGGCCTGGTCGATGCTGCTCGGTGCCGGAGTGTTGCTCGGCTGGGCGGTCCTGCGAGGCGAATCGGTGGCCGCCATCGAGATGACGACGACAGCGCTGCTCTCGTATGGGTACCTGACGCTGGTCTCCGGGGTCTTCGCGTTCTTGCTCTACTTCGAACTCCTCGATCGAAGCGGGGCGACGCAGGTGAACCTCGTCGGATACGCCGAGCCGGCGGTCGCGATCTGCGTGAGCTGGCTCGTGCTCGGGTCCGTCGTCGACTCGCTCACGGTCGTCGGTCTGGTGACGATTCTCGTCGGGTTCGTCGTCATCAAGCGAGATGCGTTTCGGTCGCTCCTTCGATCGGCCTGGACGACCGCGCCGACCGAGAGCCGACGAGCGGCGGGTGAGCACCCCGAGTCCCGAACCGACGGCGTCCGAACCGACGGCGGCGTTTCGGTCGAGTCCAACTCGAGTCGTTCGATGGACGAGGGCTCGTGCTCGCGGTTCGAACGTCAAGAATAGACCGTTGCTGGAGTCCCGGTCCGCGTCGCGTGTATAATCGCGTATAAATTCCTCTAAGGGGTCCCAGGAAACGTTTACCAGTGAGAACGTGGGTGGTATACATCATGACAACACCGACAATCACGACAGTGTGCCACGTGCGCGCGCCGCTCTTGCTCGAGCCGGTCGACAGGCAGATCGAAACCTTACGGGCCTGCGAGACGGAGGGGGCGATCGACGAGCTCTTACTCCGTAGCTGGCCGAAAGAGGTCTCACTCACCGACAACAGTCCCTATCAGGAAGCCCTCGAGAGCTTCGACCGATTCGAGCAGTGGGCCGAGGAGCGCGGCGTGAGCATCCGCCCGCCGTTCAGAGAGCGCGCGACGACGTCGCAGATTTCCGGCGAGACGAACGATTTGCTCGTGATGCCCCTGCTGTGTCTCGAGGTCTACGCCGACGACGAACTGATCGGCGTGTTCCCCCACACCGACGAGGAACTCGAGGAGACGCACACGACGGACGAGGCCATCGCCTCGCTTCGAACGGGCGAACTGCCGACGCCGTTGGGTGCTGCCGGCGAGACCGAAACGCGATCGGAACCGACGACGGGCGTCGTAGACGCGGGCGTCTGTCCCGACTGCGACGGGTCGCTGATCGACGGGCAAGGGCTGTTCGCTTGCCCCGACTGCGGCTGGATCGGTACCGTTTCCGAGTCGGGACGGTACGTCTCACAGGCCGCGCGCGAGCGAGCGAAAGAAAGCGAGGAAACGCCGGTAGCGCCGCAGTGAGTTGACCGTAGTCGATACCGGACCCGTGGATCGTTCAGTTTTCGAGTCGTCAAGAGCGACCGACAGCGTACTCGCCCCCAATTGAGACGGTTTCGCACGGTACGGTCTCGAGCCGCCGGGGTTCGGTTGTTGTTTTTCGGGGCGTTCAGTCACTGCTTTTCGGGGCGTTCCGTCGCCCGGCGGAGCAATCCGAGAAGTGCGTTCGCCTCGCCCATGGTCAGATCCGCCCGGCCGTACACGCGGCGGAGCATTCGCATCGTTTTGTCGCGTTTCTCTTCGGGATGGTTGAGTTCCTCGAGTAAGTCCGCCCACTGGTCGTACACTCGATCGACGGTCGGTTTGGGGGCTCGGACGCGCTCTAGGTCCGGGTGTTGCGTTTCCTCGTCCGCGAGGGTGAGAGATTGCAGTTCGTAGAGCGTGATGGTCGCGGCCTGCCCGAGGTTGAGCACGGGGTACTCGGCGTGGGCCGGAATCGAACAGATCTCGTCGATCCGAGCGAGTTCCTCGTTGGTGAGCCCGACGCGTTCGCGCCCGAAGACGAGCGCGGTGGGTCCGTCGACGGTCCGCAGCCGATCCGCGAGCTCCGCCGGCGTGGAGAACGGAAACCGAACGTGACTGCGGTCGTCCTCGTTGGTCACCGCCGTACAGCCGATCGTGTGGTAGCTCTCGACGATGTGATCGAACGTCGTCTCGGTCGCGTTCGGGAGGATGTCCTCTCGAGCGTGCCCTGCGTAGCCGTACGCCTCGCCGTCGGGATCGAGTTCCGGCGGGTCGACAAGCAGGAGGTCCTCGAATCCGAAGTTCTTCATCGCGCGGGCGATCGTGCCGACGTTACCCGGCGACTGGGCGTCGACGACGGCGACCGCCGGCGGTGTCCGTGAACGTCCCCTCGAGCGGTCGGTTTCAGACGACTCGGTATTCATCGGATGATACTCGATATCGGCTCGAGGAGCCGGGTATCCGTTTCGGTTCCGTTCGTGAGCCTGCGAGTGTCTCCATGAGTGTTCGCTGACGTGGAATCGACGGTGATCATACACCGATTAGCTGGCGGGCGGTCAAAAGATATCTGTTCGATTCGAGTCGGCAGTCCCGGTTAGCAGTGTTTGGAACGGACGCCACTCTCGATTCGTAACTTCCGGATCGTCCCCGATAGCTGAAGTCGGACGTTCCACCGATATAATCGTCTACACAACTAGTCTAGAAATCCGTTCTAGAAACAACTAGACTATACTAGACTACTAGACTAGATTCTTCGTCTAGATTATCAGCGGTAGCCGATAGGTAGCGGCCTACACCACTGGTTGGTAGCGGGGCTGAGCACCGTCGTGAACTGGCTCTGATCTTTCGTTCGAACCCTCTCCAATCGATTCGACAGGAACTGTACGGCAATCACGGAAGGGGCGAGTACTGATGAAACGGGTCTGGTGTTGGGGGGACACACCCCCCTCGCGTTTGTAACGCAGTTTAGGTGTGGGGGTCTTCACGTGGAACACACCACCTTCGCGGATGTAACATCTGGCTCTTATCGTCCATCTCGACACGGATCCCGGAATGATCGAACACCCACCCCACCCATTCGGCGTTACAAACGCGAGGGGGGTGTGTGTCCCCACTAGCAACTGCCGTAGTGTCCGAGAAAGGGCTTTATCCGCCGATATCGGCAACTTCGGTAGAACACGATCTACTGTACCGCCACCGAACGGGTTTCAGAGATCACCCGGCACTGTCACCGGTGGTGGCACCTAACCGGAGACTGACACCGCCGTTACATCCGCGAGGGGGGCGTGGGTGCTTCACACAGTTGAATTGTCGGGGGATGAGTTCCTGTCCCGAGTTGGTGCTCTCGAGTCGAGTTATCGTCGAACACCGTTCGAAATCACTGCTAGCAATCGTCATGTGCCTCGCGCCGCCTCACAAACGCGAGACCGCTGTCCATCGACAACCGCAACGATAGTGGCGAATATTCGGGTTTTGGGCCTTGATACGCAATATTTACATCCGCGATAGATCTCCATAGCTTTATTTCAATCCAGTTGGAAGACACGGGCTACTGCAATGTCCGCCAACGACGATCGTGATCCACTCTTTCGGTACGACGATCCGGTCTTTGCCGACGAGCGCCTGCTCGAGATCACACATCTTCCCGGCCCGGACCGGATCGTCGGACGCGACGAGCAAATGCAACGGGTTGCGGACGCCCTGAATCCCGCGATTTTCGGGAGCGAGCCGAACCACCTGTTCATCTTCGGCAAGACCGGAACCGGCAAGTCGCTGATCTCCCGATCGATCACCCAGCGGGTGATCTCGGAGGCCCAGCGCGACGACATCACGGTGAAGTACGCGTTCATCGACTGCGGGGAGCAAAACACCGAGGCGTCGATCGTCAAGACGATCGCACAGATCGTCAACGAGTCGAACAAGAGCGGCGTCTCCGTCCCCGATCGCGGCCTCGGGACGGGCGACTACTACAAACGGCTGTGGCAGTCGATCGACCACTGCACCGACGTCACGATCGTCATCTTGGACGAGATCGACATGCTCGAGGACGACGAGGTCCTCCGGAAACTCTCCCGCGCCGGCGAGAACCGACGTATCTCGGACTCGAGCATCGGAATCATCGGCATCTCGAACAAGATCGACTTTCCGGACCACCTCTCCGAACGCGTAAAATCGAGTCTGTCCCGGGACGAACTCGTCTTCTCGCCCTACGACGCCAACCAGCTCGTCGAGATCCTCGAGAAACGACGCGACGCGTTCCACGACGGCGTGCTCTCCGACGACGTTATTCCGCTGACCGCCGCGCTCGCGGCCCAGGAACACGGGGACGCGCGCAAGGCGATCGACATCCTCCGCAACGCCGGCCGCATCGCGAAGAAACAGGACGCGACTCGAGTCACCGCGGATCACGTCCGTGACGCCAAAGAGAAGACCGAAGCCGATCGATTCAACGAGTTGATCGAGGGCTCGCCACAGCAGGCCAAGGCGATCCTCTACTCGCTGACGCTGCTGACCGAGAACAGTTCGGAAAAGGAGTTCCCGACGAAGATCATCTACAACCAGTACAAGGAAATCGCTCGCCAGCTCGATTTCGACGTCCTCTCGGAGCGCCGAGTGCAGGAGATCCTCCAGGAACAGAACTTCCTCAACGTGATCCAGTCCGAGCGCGAGGGTCGCGGGCGCGGACGCGGTGCCCACGCCAAACACCGACTGCTCGAGAACCCCTCGATCGTCCGGAAAGTCCTGCTTCGGGACTCCCGGCTGGCCGTCCTTGAAGAAGACGCTAAAAACGAGTAGCGACCGATCGCCGACGACGCAGCGCTTACTGCCGTTCGATTCAGTCCCGGTTCGTCAATCGCGGTACCTTTGAGGCTGCTCTTCCGAGACCGAGTATGAACGCCGTCGACGCGGCGGGGTTGGGAATCGGCGACGAGTACCCGCCCCGGATCATGGGCGTGTTGAACGTCAGCGAGGAGTCCCCGTACGATCCGAGCGTCTTCGACGACGCCGGCGACGCAGCCCGGTACGTCGACGAGGAACTGATCGGTGAGGGTGCCGACATCGTGGATATCGGGCTCGAGTCGGCGAACAAACGCTTCGATGTGCTCACGGCCGACCAGGAACTCGATCGGCTCCACACCGCGCTCGAGACGATCGAGCGCGTCTCCGGGGACGCGATCTTTTCGATCGAAACCCGGTACGCCGAAGTGGCAGACGAGGCGCTCTCGCGGGGCTTCGACATGGTCAACGATATCTCCGGCTTCGCCGATCCGGAGATGCCGACCGTCTGTGCGGACCACGACGTTGCCGTCGTCAAGATGGCGAGCCCGCCGGATCTCGAGCGCCCGGGTGCGGTCGAGGAAACCGACTGGGCCGGCCGAAAGTCGCCCGAGTGGGCGTCTCAGGCCGACTACGTCGATCAGGTCTTCGAAGCGCTGAAACAGAACGGACTGACCGACAAGACGATCATCGACCCGGCCTTCGGCGGCTGGAGCGAGGCCCAGACGCTCGAGGGCGACCGCGAAACGTTCCGTCGTCTTCGAGAGTTTCGCGCGCTCGGACGGCCCGTGCTCGTCTCGATCAATCGAAAGAACTTCCTCGGCGATATCGCCGGTCGCGAGACGGAGGATCGGCTCCCGGTCAGCCTCGCGGCCACCTCGATGGCCGTCGAACGCGGTGCGCACGTGATTCGAACCCACGACGTCGCCGAAACCCGCGACGCGGCCCTGGTTGGGGACGCGTTTACCGACCGCGCTCGCGTCGTCACCGACGAGTTCTCGGTGTCCCGGCTGGACGTTCGCTCGAGCCGTGAACTCCGGGCGCACCTCGAGGAACGCGGTATCGATCCCAAGGGTGCCGACGACTGGTGTTCGCTGGCGATCAAGGTCGACGGACTCGACGGAGACGATCGGGTTCGGGTGGCGTCGATCGCGTCCGAGTACGACACGGCCGTGAAACACGTGAACACGGGACAACTCCTCCTCGTCGGATCGACAGCCGCGATTTCAGACGTGTCAGCCCATCTTCGGGACGCAAACGGCGATCTGAGGGGGCTCGGAGAATCGTTCGCGGAAATGCTTGAGTAAGAGAAAGCTTATGCCGGATGCTTCGAAAAGAGGAAGTGGACGCCGGGCGGCCTCCCGGGTAGGGGTACTTTGGAGGCGACCCCCGGCCCACAACACGAATTATTGCGGTGTTATGTCGACGAGTGACAACGACGACGAGTCCGCTGTCATCGGACACGAGACCGAATACAGATACGACTCCGTCTCTCATCTCAGGTATGGAGTTCGACGAGTGGGAACCCGTGTACGAACCGATCCTGGCCGAGTTCGGCTACGAGCGGGCGGGCGACGAGCGAGCGCGTGATACGCTGGCCTCGCTGACCGACGACTTCGATCTCGCTCACCTCTCGAGCGCTCGAGACGCCACGGTCGCGGTCGCCGGCGCTGGCCCGTCACTGGAGCGTGAGCGCGCACTCGAGCGGGCCCGCGCAGCCGACGTCGTTTTTGCAGCCTCGACGGCGGCCGATACGCTCGCCGAACGCGGGGTCGACGTCGACTGTATGGTTACGGATCTCGACAAGAACCCGGAGACGGTCCGGCGGTTGACCGAGCGAGGGGTTCCGGTCGCGGTCCACGCTCACGGCGACAACGTTCCCGCGCTCCGCGCGGTGGTTCCCGATTGCGCCGGCGAGTACGTGTTGCCGACGACGCAAGCAGCGCCGCGGGGACCGGTTCGGAACGTCGGCGGGTTTACTGACGGCGACCGCGCGGCCTTTCTCGCGGATCATCTCGGGGCCGCCCGCTTGGTCTTCGTCGGCTGGGACTTCGACGATCCCACGGTGGATTCGACGAAAGCGCGAAAGCTCGCGTGGGCCGAACGGTTGCTGTACTGGCTCGAGTCGCGTCGCGGCGATCGATTCGAGCTACTGGACGGCCGACGAGAGACGATCGAGACGCGTGCACTCCCGCTCGAGGCCGGTGAGTGACGGTTCGCCGCGGCGATCGGTAGCTCCTCGCCGCTCCCGTGAACGACCAGTTGGCAATAACGAAATTGACGATCGATTGGTAATAACGGTTAAGATGAACAGGCGGTGACCATAGTACGTGGATACTCGACTCATCGTTACGGCTCCGGTGATGGCGTACGTCGCCGTTCTCGGACTGTTTTCGCTCGCCCAGTCGACGGTCGACGTCGCGTTTACGGACGGGCAACCGGCGTTTATGATCGTCATCGGACTTCTCGGTCCGGTAACCGCGCTCGGATTGATCTGGCTCAAGAACTACGCCTACGGTGCACCGCTGCTCGTCTTGACGGTGTTTTCGAACGCGTGGTTCGTGAGCTACTTCTTTTTCGTCCACGACAACTCGGCGAACGTGTTCGCCGCGTCGGGCGACGGTGCGGCGGCCTATATGATGTCGGCGGTCGGGCTCGTCGCCACCTCGCTCATCCTCGGCGGCGTCGGCTGCTGGCTGTGGTACCGAGAGAGCGCCCAGTTTCGGACCGCGGTCGATCGGTTCGTCCGTCCGTCGACGGGACCCGAGCACTAACGCGGATCGCGATACCGTTCGGAACCGTGATGGCCGATAGAACCACACGAACTCTCAAAACAGCGCGTCGAGTTCCCCGCCCGTATCGACCAGGGATGCGAACTCGTCCTGGGCGCGCGCGTTGACCACCTCTGTCGTCTCCTGGGCCTCGATCGCGACCTGCTGAAGTTGATCGATTCTCGAGACGTCCGTCACGCCCGACAAGAGCACGATCGCGCCGACCTCGTCGCTATCGGAGATCGGGTAATCGCCGCCGCGGATCTCCATACTCCCCGTCTCGTCCTCGAGCCACTGACGGCCGCGCTCGATTCCCTTACGGCTCAACTCGGTGGACGGACCGGTGGCCACGACGAGGCCACGGTCGGTACTGCCGACGTTACACTGGAGGGTGAGCCGACCAAGCGTCGCCTTGCGCACGAGACTGCTCAGGCGGGTAGTCGCGCTTCCCTCGTCGAAACCGCCGGCATCGTTGCCGCCGGTCAATGACGAGAGGAGCCCGTCGCCGCTCGTGTCGACGGTCTCGCTCGCGTAGCCGATCGTCGAAACGCCGCCGCCCGAGAGCGTGTTGATGATCTCGGAGGAGTCGACGACACTTTCAGCGACGTCGTCGCCGTAGCCGACCTCTCCGGCGGCGAACAGCAGCCCGAACCGCTCGACGATTTCGCGGTTGATCCGATCGTAGCCGCCCTGGACGGACTCGCCGGCGCTGCGCCAGACGTCGTTATCGAAGACCAGCAGGTTGTCGGCCTCGCGGACGAACGTCTGGAACGAACGGGCCGCATTGAGCGTGTAGATCCCGCCTTCGTCCGTCGCCGGAAGGATACCGAGCCCGTAGACCGGCTGGGTGTAGAGCTGCTTGAGATGCTTTGCGAGGACGGGTGCACCCCCGGAGCCGGTGCCGCCGCCCATGCCGGCGACGACGAGGAACGCATCGAGTTCGTGGGTCGGAACTCGATCGATCGCGTGTTGGACCTCGTCGATGTCCGCCTCGGCGATCTCGGCTCCGAGTTCGTTATCGCCGCCGACGCCGTGGCCGTTTACGCGCGACTGCCCGATGAGGATTCGATTCGTCCGGGGGACGTACTCGAGTCCCTGCAAGTCCGCCGTTGCCGTGTTGACCGCGATTCCGTCTTCGACGAATTCGCGATCAATGGCGTCGTCGTACGCCAGAAATCGATCGACTACTTTTCCGCCAGCCTGACCAATGCCGATGAGTGCGAGTTTCATGGGTAGCTCTCGTGGCCGTTCCCGGCGTGGACGCGTCCATCACTGGACCGGTCCATCGAGTGGGAGCGGACGTCACACGTGCAT
The genomic region above belongs to Natronorubrum halophilum and contains:
- a CDS encoding tubulin/FtsZ family protein; the protein is MKLALIGIGQAGGKVVDRFLAYDDAIDREFVEDGIAVNTATADLQGLEYVPRTNRILIGQSRVNGHGVGGDNELGAEIAEADIDEVQHAIDRVPTHELDAFLVVAGMGGGTGSGGAPVLAKHLKQLYTQPVYGLGILPATDEGGIYTLNAARSFQTFVREADNLLVFDNDVWRSAGESVQGGYDRINREIVERFGLLFAAGEVGYGDDVAESVVDSSEIINTLSGGGVSTIGYASETVDTSGDGLLSSLTGGNDAGGFDEGSATTRLSSLVRKATLGRLTLQCNVGSTDRGLVVATGPSTELSRKGIERGRQWLEDETGSMEIRGGDYPISDSDEVGAIVLLSGVTDVSRIDQLQQVAIEAQETTEVVNARAQDEFASLVDTGGELDALF
- a CDS encoding RNA methyltransferase — its product is MNTESSETDRSRGRSRTPPAVAVVDAQSPGNVGTIARAMKNFGFEDLLLVDPPELDPDGEAYGYAGHAREDILPNATETTFDHIVESYHTIGCTAVTNEDDRSHVRFPFSTPAELADRLRTVDGPTALVFGRERVGLTNEELARIDEICSIPAHAEYPVLNLGQAATITLYELQSLTLADEETQHPDLERVRAPKPTVDRVYDQWADLLEELNHPEEKRDKTMRMLRRVYGRADLTMGEANALLGLLRRATERPEKQ
- a CDS encoding HTH domain-containing protein produces the protein MTTPTITTVCHVRAPLLLEPVDRQIETLRACETEGAIDELLLRSWPKEVSLTDNSPYQEALESFDRFEQWAEERGVSIRPPFRERATTSQISGETNDLLVMPLLCLEVYADDELIGVFPHTDEELEETHTTDEAIASLRTGELPTPLGAAGETETRSEPTTGVVDAGVCPDCDGSLIDGQGLFACPDCGWIGTVSESGRYVSQAARERAKESEETPVAPQ
- a CDS encoding DMT family transporter: MVTIASLRSEYRGLILFSMLSLCWGSSFVAIEIGLEHVPPLLFAGLRYAVAGAIVLGYAAVVTDRIRPSGRSEWLVVVVAGVFVIALYHGLLYLGELHVSGAVAATVVSTAPILTVAFAGVLLPSERLSLVGVGGFVLGLVGVVLVVRPSPAALGGEVTFGAILVFASAVAFALGSVLVRPIESDLPLETLQAWSMLLGAGVLLGWAVLRGESVAAIEMTTTALLSYGYLTLVSGVFAFLLYFELLDRSGATQVNLVGYAEPAVAICVSWLVLGSVVDSLTVVGLVTILVGFVVIKRDAFRSLLRSAWTTAPTESRRAAGEHPESRTDGVRTDGGVSVESNSSRSMDEGSCSRFERQE
- a CDS encoding 6-hydroxymethylpterin diphosphokinase MptE-like protein, encoding MEFDEWEPVYEPILAEFGYERAGDERARDTLASLTDDFDLAHLSSARDATVAVAGAGPSLERERALERARAADVVFAASTAADTLAERGVDVDCMVTDLDKNPETVRRLTERGVPVAVHAHGDNVPALRAVVPDCAGEYVLPTTQAAPRGPVRNVGGFTDGDRAAFLADHLGAARLVFVGWDFDDPTVDSTKARKLAWAERLLYWLESRRGDRFELLDGRRETIETRALPLEAGE
- a CDS encoding Lrp/AsnC family transcriptional regulator codes for the protein MDERDVRLLKAIAELETGSPERLHEATGIPVSTIHYRLNNLREEGIITNDRYDIDLEKLGLGVTVLVEVHADYRGSYEEFADRLLTVEGVTNVYFTMGETDFIVVARLSDSGMVERLIAEFEQLEGVDRTDSTFVISAIEERDALQSYELETLLEELPDE
- a CDS encoding Cdc6/Cdc18 family protein; the protein is MSANDDRDPLFRYDDPVFADERLLEITHLPGPDRIVGRDEQMQRVADALNPAIFGSEPNHLFIFGKTGTGKSLISRSITQRVISEAQRDDITVKYAFIDCGEQNTEASIVKTIAQIVNESNKSGVSVPDRGLGTGDYYKRLWQSIDHCTDVTIVILDEIDMLEDDEVLRKLSRAGENRRISDSSIGIIGISNKIDFPDHLSERVKSSLSRDELVFSPYDANQLVEILEKRRDAFHDGVLSDDVIPLTAALAAQEHGDARKAIDILRNAGRIAKKQDATRVTADHVRDAKEKTEADRFNELIEGSPQQAKAILYSLTLLTENSSEKEFPTKIIYNQYKEIARQLDFDVLSERRVQEILQEQNFLNVIQSEREGRGRGRGAHAKHRLLENPSIVRKVLLRDSRLAVLEEDAKNE
- the folP gene encoding dihydropteroate synthase, with the protein product MNAVDAAGLGIGDEYPPRIMGVLNVSEESPYDPSVFDDAGDAARYVDEELIGEGADIVDIGLESANKRFDVLTADQELDRLHTALETIERVSGDAIFSIETRYAEVADEALSRGFDMVNDISGFADPEMPTVCADHDVAVVKMASPPDLERPGAVEETDWAGRKSPEWASQADYVDQVFEALKQNGLTDKTIIDPAFGGWSEAQTLEGDRETFRRLREFRALGRPVLVSINRKNFLGDIAGRETEDRLPVSLAATSMAVERGAHVIRTHDVAETRDAALVGDAFTDRARVVTDEFSVSRLDVRSSRELRAHLEERGIDPKGADDWCSLAIKVDGLDGDDRVRVASIASEYDTAVKHVNTGQLLLVGSTAAISDVSAHLRDANGDLRGLGESFAEMLE